One genomic region from Granulicella aggregans encodes:
- a CDS encoding ATP-binding protein translates to MTRLLIGKDGFTLPIELVTSTQAILARKRSGKSYTASVQAEELLRHKQQIATIDPTGAWWGLRSSAAGDGPGYPVVVFGGDHADAPLEPHAGRMLATALVEHGFSAIFDVGLMVTEDQIRFTSDFASELLRINRTALHLFIDEADTFAPQLTENRGQKVCLGTVSRLVKQGGVRGVGVTMITQRPADINKKVLSQVDILTVLRMSHPLDIKAATDWIKSEVSVEFAGEVESALPSLPVGSAFFCSASLGIGQRVEVRERETFNSGATPKPGERQQLPKVLAPIDIEQLGREIADSARHAQENSPEFLRQRIADLERRGNRILPDSSIELAKLQAEIGKLRPAAEAAAGYRIKLHESNEFRKDVLQELQALIAKLEHHGEVEPASVSEMRTPQELPLKFPPRPVMVPRTITEASAADHASDAENPVSTSEQKILDALASLEAVGVTAPSKTQLAAFAGYSNPKSGGFAAPVAALIRKGLAGSSGGKATLTAAGRSVANMPNRPAIFTD, encoded by the coding sequence TTGACGCGACTGCTGATTGGGAAAGACGGCTTCACGCTTCCGATCGAACTGGTCACGTCGACGCAGGCGATTCTGGCCCGCAAGCGTAGCGGCAAAAGCTATACGGCGTCAGTCCAGGCTGAGGAGCTGCTTCGACACAAACAGCAAATTGCTACGATCGACCCAACGGGTGCCTGGTGGGGCTTACGATCCTCGGCTGCAGGCGATGGGCCGGGATACCCGGTCGTTGTCTTCGGCGGAGATCACGCCGATGCTCCGCTCGAACCGCATGCCGGTCGAATGCTGGCTACGGCACTCGTCGAGCACGGCTTCTCGGCGATCTTCGATGTTGGTCTTATGGTGACGGAAGACCAGATCCGGTTTACCTCTGATTTTGCGAGTGAACTACTTCGGATCAATCGGACGGCGCTTCACCTCTTCATCGACGAGGCCGACACGTTCGCTCCGCAGTTGACAGAAAACCGGGGCCAGAAGGTCTGCCTTGGCACCGTGAGCCGCTTGGTCAAACAGGGCGGAGTGCGAGGCGTTGGGGTCACCATGATTACGCAGCGGCCAGCGGACATCAATAAGAAGGTCCTCAGCCAGGTCGATATTCTCACCGTACTGAGGATGAGCCATCCCCTCGACATCAAAGCCGCGACAGATTGGATCAAGAGCGAGGTCTCTGTCGAATTTGCGGGAGAGGTAGAGAGTGCTCTGCCAAGTCTCCCGGTTGGAAGTGCCTTCTTTTGCTCAGCCTCGCTCGGCATCGGCCAACGCGTGGAAGTACGCGAGCGCGAGACGTTCAATTCCGGCGCGACACCAAAACCGGGAGAGAGACAGCAGTTGCCGAAGGTATTGGCTCCGATCGACATTGAGCAACTAGGCCGTGAGATCGCGGATTCGGCGCGACATGCTCAGGAGAACTCCCCAGAATTCCTACGCCAACGAATCGCCGATCTGGAGCGGCGAGGGAATCGCATTTTACCGGACAGCAGTATCGAACTGGCAAAGCTTCAGGCGGAGATTGGCAAGCTTAGGCCGGCGGCTGAGGCGGCCGCCGGGTACCGGATCAAACTCCATGAATCCAATGAATTCAGGAAGGACGTCCTTCAAGAGCTTCAGGCGCTGATTGCCAAGCTCGAACACCACGGAGAAGTGGAGCCGGCATCGGTTTCGGAGATGCGCACTCCACAAGAGCTTCCTTTGAAGTTCCCGCCCCGGCCTGTGATGGTTCCTCGGACGATCACGGAGGCATCTGCGGCTGACCATGCATCCGATGCGGAAAACCCTGTCTCAACTTCAGAGCAAAAGATACTTGATGCCCTGGCGAGCCTCGAGGCAGTCGGCGTCACCGCCCCCTCAAAGACTCAATTGGCCGCTTTCGCCGGGTATTCAAACCCTAAGAGCGGAGGGTTCGCCGCGCCCGTCGCGGCGCTGATCCGCAAAGGACTGGCGGGTTCGAGCGGCGGCAAGGCTACGCTGACTGCTGCCGGCCGATCGGTTGCAAACATGCCGAATCGTCCCGCGATTTTCACGGACTAA